Proteins encoded by one window of Venturia canescens isolate UGA chromosome 2, ASM1945775v1, whole genome shotgun sequence:
- the LOC122406598 gene encoding apoptosis-inducing factor 3 isoform X1 — MGGRNSKSYSPQENKHSRRQAVTTSTGKSEKLDYVEDVVCNESDINDNEMKLLPLGDDGGKILLIKQKGELHAIGTKCTHYGALLHTGALGDGRIRCPWHGACFNIKTGDIEDYPGLDSLPCYKVSVDNGQVKVQAKRKDLEANRRIKGMCSLRKESPKTVVIVGGGPAAATCAESLRQEGFDGRIVMICKENVLPYDRIKVSKTMDMDVQKILLRPQMFYDENKIETKLGVEATALNTAQNIVKLSNNEELKYDNLFIATGSKARMPDAPGSNLTNIFVLRDYTDAARVHQKLSSDKHVVILGQSFIGMEAAAYCAGKCAEVTVIGRDKVPLKAVFGEDIGDRVKQEHEKKGIKFIDEMNIARFIAKDDGQTLGQVELTNGVLLQADIAIVGIGSTFYTDWLKDSALELMPNGSVIVDKNLRTTARNVFAGGDIACAPVFAAQDISAAIGHWPLAHYHGKIAALNIVGKETPLRAVPFFWTMLFGKGYRYAGFGRATSHKIYGSLSDLKYFAYYFNEGRVIAMSSCGTDPIVSDFAEYLHEGKTLTEAEVTANPTGWMRNKPKDLDKLLSASKTVLSASHSIGALCGSQQRKAYHTLAVRQRDFCKMSGTFERITHCKKMFKYAKFIVGFRI, encoded by the exons atgggtgGGAGAAATAGTAAATCTTATTCTCCGCAAGAAAATAAACACTCGAGGAGACAAGCAGTTACCACGAGCACAG gCAAATCAGAAAAACTCGACTATGTCGAAGATGTTGTTTGCAACGAGAGTGACATCAACGATAATGAAATGAAGTTATTGCCATTGGGAGATgatggaggaaaaatcttATTGATTAAGCAGAAGGGAGAATTGCACGCTATAGGAACAAAATGTACCCACTACGGTGCTCTTCTGCATACAGGAGCATTGGGAGACGGAAGAATCAGATGTCCTTGGCACGGTGCTTGCTTCAATATCAAAACTGGCGATATCGAAGATTATCCAGGATTAGATTCTTTGCCCTGTTATAAG gTATCCGTGGACAATGGGCAAGTAAAAGTTCAAGCGAAACGTAAGGACCTTGAGGCGAACAGACGAATCAAAGGGATGTGCTCATTAAGGAAGGAGTCACCAAAAACTGTTGTGATAGTTGGTGGGGGACCAGCAGCTGCTACGTGCGCTGAAAGCCTTCGTCAGGAAGGCTTTGATGGTCGAATCGTTATGATATGTAAAGAGAACGTTTTGCCATATGATAGGATAAAGGTTTCCAAAACAATGGACATGGATGTGCAGAAAATTCTTTTGAGGCCTCAGATGTTTTACGacgagaataaaattgaaacgaaaCTTGGTGTCGAAGCCACTG CATTGAACACGGCTCAGAATATTGTCAAATTGAGCAATAATGAGGAATTGAAATACGATAATTTGTTCATTGCAACGGGAAGTAAAGCACGAATGCCCGATGCACCAGGATCTAATTTAACAAACATATTTGTCCTCCGTGATTACACCGATGCAGCTCGAGTTCACCAAAAATTGTCATCGGACAAACATGTCGTAATTCTTGGACAGAGTTTCATTGGTATGGAAGCTGCTGCTTATTGCGCTGGAAAATGTGCTGAAGTTACTGTTATTGGACGCGACAAAGTTCCTCTCAAGGCTGTTTTCGGTGAAGATATCGGGGATCGGGTGAAACaagaacacgaaaaaaaag GTATAAAATTCATAGATGAAATGAATATCGCAAGGTTCATAGCGAAGGATGATGGCCAAACTTTGGGCCAAGTTGAGCTTACGAACGGGGTACTTCTTCAAGCGGACATTGCTATAGTAGGCATTGGCTCGACTTTCTACACAGACTGGCTTAAAGATTCAGCTCTCGAACTTATGCCCAACGGCAGTGTCATCGTAGATAAG AATCTCCGAACGACTGCAAGAAATGTATTTGCTGGTGGTGATATCGCATGTGCTCCTGTATTCGCTGCCCAGGATATTTCAGCCGCAATCGGTCACTGGCCGTTGGCACATTATCACGGGAAAATAGCAGCCTTGAATATCGTTGGAAAAGAAACTCCTCTTCGTGCTGTACCTTTCTTCTGGACCATGCTCTTTGGAAAAGGTTACCGCTATGCAG GTTTTGGTAGAGCAACGAGTCACAAGATTTATGGATCGCTGTCTGATTTGAAGTATTTCGCTTACTATTTCAACGAGGGTAGAGTAATTGCTATGAGCAGTTGTGGTACCGATCCAATTGTTTCGGACTTTGCTGAGTATTTGCACGAAGGAAAGACTTTGACCGAAGCCGAAGTTACAGCGAATCCAACTGGTTGGATGCGGAACAAACCTAAAGATTTGGACAAGCTATTATCCGCCTCAAAAACAGTTTTGTCCGCGAGCCACTC GATCGGTGCTTTGTGCGGGAGTCAACAGCGAAAAGCTTATCATACGTTAGCTGTAAGGCAACGAGATTTCTGTAAAATGAGTGGAACTTTTGAACGAATAACCcactgtaaaaaaatgttcaaatacgCCAAGTTTATCGTCGGTTTTCGCATTTAA
- the LOC122406598 gene encoding apoptosis-inducing factor 3 isoform X4: MGGRNSKSYSPQENKHSRRQAVTTSTGKSEKLDYVEDVVCNESDINDNEMKLLPLGDDGGKILLIKQKGELHAIGTKCTHYGALLHTGALGDGRIRCPWHGACFNIKTGDIEDYPGLDSLPCYKVSVDNGQVKVQAKRKDLEANRRIKGMCSLRKESPKTVVIVGGGPAAATCAESLRQEGFDGRIVMICKENVLPYDRIKVSKTMDMDVQKILLRPQMFYDENKIETKLGVEATALNTAQNIVKLSNNEELKYDNLFIATGSKARMPDAPGSNLTNIFVLRDYTDAARVHQKLSSDKHVVILGQSFIGMEAAAYCAGKCAEVTVIGRDKVPLKAVFGEDIGDRVKQEHEKKGIKFIDEMNIARFIAKDDGQTLGQVELTNGVLLQADIAIVGIGSTFYTDWLKDSALELMPNGSVIVDKNLRTTARNVFAGGDIACAPVFAAQDISAAIGHWPLAHYHGKIAALNIVGKETPLRAVPFFWTMLFGKGYRYAGFGRATSHKIYGSLSDLKYFAYYFNEGRVIAMSSCGTDPIVSDFAEYLHEGKTLTEAEVTANPTGWMRNKPKDLDKLLSASKTVLSASHS, encoded by the exons atgggtgGGAGAAATAGTAAATCTTATTCTCCGCAAGAAAATAAACACTCGAGGAGACAAGCAGTTACCACGAGCACAG gCAAATCAGAAAAACTCGACTATGTCGAAGATGTTGTTTGCAACGAGAGTGACATCAACGATAATGAAATGAAGTTATTGCCATTGGGAGATgatggaggaaaaatcttATTGATTAAGCAGAAGGGAGAATTGCACGCTATAGGAACAAAATGTACCCACTACGGTGCTCTTCTGCATACAGGAGCATTGGGAGACGGAAGAATCAGATGTCCTTGGCACGGTGCTTGCTTCAATATCAAAACTGGCGATATCGAAGATTATCCAGGATTAGATTCTTTGCCCTGTTATAAG gTATCCGTGGACAATGGGCAAGTAAAAGTTCAAGCGAAACGTAAGGACCTTGAGGCGAACAGACGAATCAAAGGGATGTGCTCATTAAGGAAGGAGTCACCAAAAACTGTTGTGATAGTTGGTGGGGGACCAGCAGCTGCTACGTGCGCTGAAAGCCTTCGTCAGGAAGGCTTTGATGGTCGAATCGTTATGATATGTAAAGAGAACGTTTTGCCATATGATAGGATAAAGGTTTCCAAAACAATGGACATGGATGTGCAGAAAATTCTTTTGAGGCCTCAGATGTTTTACGacgagaataaaattgaaacgaaaCTTGGTGTCGAAGCCACTG CATTGAACACGGCTCAGAATATTGTCAAATTGAGCAATAATGAGGAATTGAAATACGATAATTTGTTCATTGCAACGGGAAGTAAAGCACGAATGCCCGATGCACCAGGATCTAATTTAACAAACATATTTGTCCTCCGTGATTACACCGATGCAGCTCGAGTTCACCAAAAATTGTCATCGGACAAACATGTCGTAATTCTTGGACAGAGTTTCATTGGTATGGAAGCTGCTGCTTATTGCGCTGGAAAATGTGCTGAAGTTACTGTTATTGGACGCGACAAAGTTCCTCTCAAGGCTGTTTTCGGTGAAGATATCGGGGATCGGGTGAAACaagaacacgaaaaaaaag GTATAAAATTCATAGATGAAATGAATATCGCAAGGTTCATAGCGAAGGATGATGGCCAAACTTTGGGCCAAGTTGAGCTTACGAACGGGGTACTTCTTCAAGCGGACATTGCTATAGTAGGCATTGGCTCGACTTTCTACACAGACTGGCTTAAAGATTCAGCTCTCGAACTTATGCCCAACGGCAGTGTCATCGTAGATAAG AATCTCCGAACGACTGCAAGAAATGTATTTGCTGGTGGTGATATCGCATGTGCTCCTGTATTCGCTGCCCAGGATATTTCAGCCGCAATCGGTCACTGGCCGTTGGCACATTATCACGGGAAAATAGCAGCCTTGAATATCGTTGGAAAAGAAACTCCTCTTCGTGCTGTACCTTTCTTCTGGACCATGCTCTTTGGAAAAGGTTACCGCTATGCAG GTTTTGGTAGAGCAACGAGTCACAAGATTTATGGATCGCTGTCTGATTTGAAGTATTTCGCTTACTATTTCAACGAGGGTAGAGTAATTGCTATGAGCAGTTGTGGTACCGATCCAATTGTTTCGGACTTTGCTGAGTATTTGCACGAAGGAAAGACTTTGACCGAAGCCGAAGTTACAGCGAATCCAACTGGTTGGATGCGGAACAAACCTAAAGATTTGGACAAGCTATTATCCGCCTCAAAAACAGTTTTGTCCGCGAGCCACTCGTAA
- the LOC122406598 gene encoding apoptosis-inducing factor 3 isoform X2 has protein sequence MGGKSEKLDYVEDVVCNESDINDNEMKLLPLGDDGGKILLIKQKGELHAIGTKCTHYGALLHTGALGDGRIRCPWHGACFNIKTGDIEDYPGLDSLPCYKVSVDNGQVKVQAKRKDLEANRRIKGMCSLRKESPKTVVIVGGGPAAATCAESLRQEGFDGRIVMICKENVLPYDRIKVSKTMDMDVQKILLRPQMFYDENKIETKLGVEATALNTAQNIVKLSNNEELKYDNLFIATGSKARMPDAPGSNLTNIFVLRDYTDAARVHQKLSSDKHVVILGQSFIGMEAAAYCAGKCAEVTVIGRDKVPLKAVFGEDIGDRVKQEHEKKGIKFIDEMNIARFIAKDDGQTLGQVELTNGVLLQADIAIVGIGSTFYTDWLKDSALELMPNGSVIVDKNLRTTARNVFAGGDIACAPVFAAQDISAAIGHWPLAHYHGKIAALNIVGKETPLRAVPFFWTMLFGKGYRYAGFGRATSHKIYGSLSDLKYFAYYFNEGRVIAMSSCGTDPIVSDFAEYLHEGKTLTEAEVTANPTGWMRNKPKDLDKLLSASKTVLSASHSIGALCGSQQRKAYHTLAVRQRDFCKMSGTFERITHCKKMFKYAKFIVGFRI, from the exons ATGGGAG gCAAATCAGAAAAACTCGACTATGTCGAAGATGTTGTTTGCAACGAGAGTGACATCAACGATAATGAAATGAAGTTATTGCCATTGGGAGATgatggaggaaaaatcttATTGATTAAGCAGAAGGGAGAATTGCACGCTATAGGAACAAAATGTACCCACTACGGTGCTCTTCTGCATACAGGAGCATTGGGAGACGGAAGAATCAGATGTCCTTGGCACGGTGCTTGCTTCAATATCAAAACTGGCGATATCGAAGATTATCCAGGATTAGATTCTTTGCCCTGTTATAAG gTATCCGTGGACAATGGGCAAGTAAAAGTTCAAGCGAAACGTAAGGACCTTGAGGCGAACAGACGAATCAAAGGGATGTGCTCATTAAGGAAGGAGTCACCAAAAACTGTTGTGATAGTTGGTGGGGGACCAGCAGCTGCTACGTGCGCTGAAAGCCTTCGTCAGGAAGGCTTTGATGGTCGAATCGTTATGATATGTAAAGAGAACGTTTTGCCATATGATAGGATAAAGGTTTCCAAAACAATGGACATGGATGTGCAGAAAATTCTTTTGAGGCCTCAGATGTTTTACGacgagaataaaattgaaacgaaaCTTGGTGTCGAAGCCACTG CATTGAACACGGCTCAGAATATTGTCAAATTGAGCAATAATGAGGAATTGAAATACGATAATTTGTTCATTGCAACGGGAAGTAAAGCACGAATGCCCGATGCACCAGGATCTAATTTAACAAACATATTTGTCCTCCGTGATTACACCGATGCAGCTCGAGTTCACCAAAAATTGTCATCGGACAAACATGTCGTAATTCTTGGACAGAGTTTCATTGGTATGGAAGCTGCTGCTTATTGCGCTGGAAAATGTGCTGAAGTTACTGTTATTGGACGCGACAAAGTTCCTCTCAAGGCTGTTTTCGGTGAAGATATCGGGGATCGGGTGAAACaagaacacgaaaaaaaag GTATAAAATTCATAGATGAAATGAATATCGCAAGGTTCATAGCGAAGGATGATGGCCAAACTTTGGGCCAAGTTGAGCTTACGAACGGGGTACTTCTTCAAGCGGACATTGCTATAGTAGGCATTGGCTCGACTTTCTACACAGACTGGCTTAAAGATTCAGCTCTCGAACTTATGCCCAACGGCAGTGTCATCGTAGATAAG AATCTCCGAACGACTGCAAGAAATGTATTTGCTGGTGGTGATATCGCATGTGCTCCTGTATTCGCTGCCCAGGATATTTCAGCCGCAATCGGTCACTGGCCGTTGGCACATTATCACGGGAAAATAGCAGCCTTGAATATCGTTGGAAAAGAAACTCCTCTTCGTGCTGTACCTTTCTTCTGGACCATGCTCTTTGGAAAAGGTTACCGCTATGCAG GTTTTGGTAGAGCAACGAGTCACAAGATTTATGGATCGCTGTCTGATTTGAAGTATTTCGCTTACTATTTCAACGAGGGTAGAGTAATTGCTATGAGCAGTTGTGGTACCGATCCAATTGTTTCGGACTTTGCTGAGTATTTGCACGAAGGAAAGACTTTGACCGAAGCCGAAGTTACAGCGAATCCAACTGGTTGGATGCGGAACAAACCTAAAGATTTGGACAAGCTATTATCCGCCTCAAAAACAGTTTTGTCCGCGAGCCACTC GATCGGTGCTTTGTGCGGGAGTCAACAGCGAAAAGCTTATCATACGTTAGCTGTAAGGCAACGAGATTTCTGTAAAATGAGTGGAACTTTTGAACGAATAACCcactgtaaaaaaatgttcaaatacgCCAAGTTTATCGTCGGTTTTCGCATTTAA
- the LOC122406598 gene encoding apoptosis-inducing factor 3 isoform X3, whose protein sequence is MKLLPLGDDGGKILLIKQKGELHAIGTKCTHYGALLHTGALGDGRIRCPWHGACFNIKTGDIEDYPGLDSLPCYKVSVDNGQVKVQAKRKDLEANRRIKGMCSLRKESPKTVVIVGGGPAAATCAESLRQEGFDGRIVMICKENVLPYDRIKVSKTMDMDVQKILLRPQMFYDENKIETKLGVEATALNTAQNIVKLSNNEELKYDNLFIATGSKARMPDAPGSNLTNIFVLRDYTDAARVHQKLSSDKHVVILGQSFIGMEAAAYCAGKCAEVTVIGRDKVPLKAVFGEDIGDRVKQEHEKKGIKFIDEMNIARFIAKDDGQTLGQVELTNGVLLQADIAIVGIGSTFYTDWLKDSALELMPNGSVIVDKNLRTTARNVFAGGDIACAPVFAAQDISAAIGHWPLAHYHGKIAALNIVGKETPLRAVPFFWTMLFGKGYRYAGFGRATSHKIYGSLSDLKYFAYYFNEGRVIAMSSCGTDPIVSDFAEYLHEGKTLTEAEVTANPTGWMRNKPKDLDKLLSASKTVLSASHSIGALCGSQQRKAYHTLAVRQRDFCKMSGTFERITHCKKMFKYAKFIVGFRI, encoded by the exons ATGAAGTTATTGCCATTGGGAGATgatggaggaaaaatcttATTGATTAAGCAGAAGGGAGAATTGCACGCTATAGGAACAAAATGTACCCACTACGGTGCTCTTCTGCATACAGGAGCATTGGGAGACGGAAGAATCAGATGTCCTTGGCACGGTGCTTGCTTCAATATCAAAACTGGCGATATCGAAGATTATCCAGGATTAGATTCTTTGCCCTGTTATAAG gTATCCGTGGACAATGGGCAAGTAAAAGTTCAAGCGAAACGTAAGGACCTTGAGGCGAACAGACGAATCAAAGGGATGTGCTCATTAAGGAAGGAGTCACCAAAAACTGTTGTGATAGTTGGTGGGGGACCAGCAGCTGCTACGTGCGCTGAAAGCCTTCGTCAGGAAGGCTTTGATGGTCGAATCGTTATGATATGTAAAGAGAACGTTTTGCCATATGATAGGATAAAGGTTTCCAAAACAATGGACATGGATGTGCAGAAAATTCTTTTGAGGCCTCAGATGTTTTACGacgagaataaaattgaaacgaaaCTTGGTGTCGAAGCCACTG CATTGAACACGGCTCAGAATATTGTCAAATTGAGCAATAATGAGGAATTGAAATACGATAATTTGTTCATTGCAACGGGAAGTAAAGCACGAATGCCCGATGCACCAGGATCTAATTTAACAAACATATTTGTCCTCCGTGATTACACCGATGCAGCTCGAGTTCACCAAAAATTGTCATCGGACAAACATGTCGTAATTCTTGGACAGAGTTTCATTGGTATGGAAGCTGCTGCTTATTGCGCTGGAAAATGTGCTGAAGTTACTGTTATTGGACGCGACAAAGTTCCTCTCAAGGCTGTTTTCGGTGAAGATATCGGGGATCGGGTGAAACaagaacacgaaaaaaaag GTATAAAATTCATAGATGAAATGAATATCGCAAGGTTCATAGCGAAGGATGATGGCCAAACTTTGGGCCAAGTTGAGCTTACGAACGGGGTACTTCTTCAAGCGGACATTGCTATAGTAGGCATTGGCTCGACTTTCTACACAGACTGGCTTAAAGATTCAGCTCTCGAACTTATGCCCAACGGCAGTGTCATCGTAGATAAG AATCTCCGAACGACTGCAAGAAATGTATTTGCTGGTGGTGATATCGCATGTGCTCCTGTATTCGCTGCCCAGGATATTTCAGCCGCAATCGGTCACTGGCCGTTGGCACATTATCACGGGAAAATAGCAGCCTTGAATATCGTTGGAAAAGAAACTCCTCTTCGTGCTGTACCTTTCTTCTGGACCATGCTCTTTGGAAAAGGTTACCGCTATGCAG GTTTTGGTAGAGCAACGAGTCACAAGATTTATGGATCGCTGTCTGATTTGAAGTATTTCGCTTACTATTTCAACGAGGGTAGAGTAATTGCTATGAGCAGTTGTGGTACCGATCCAATTGTTTCGGACTTTGCTGAGTATTTGCACGAAGGAAAGACTTTGACCGAAGCCGAAGTTACAGCGAATCCAACTGGTTGGATGCGGAACAAACCTAAAGATTTGGACAAGCTATTATCCGCCTCAAAAACAGTTTTGTCCGCGAGCCACTC GATCGGTGCTTTGTGCGGGAGTCAACAGCGAAAAGCTTATCATACGTTAGCTGTAAGGCAACGAGATTTCTGTAAAATGAGTGGAACTTTTGAACGAATAACCcactgtaaaaaaatgttcaaatacgCCAAGTTTATCGTCGGTTTTCGCATTTAA